The genomic region AGCGAACACAAGGCGCTCACCATGAAGGTGAACATCGCGGGCGAGGAATGCCTGCTCGCCAAGCCGCAGACGTACATGAACCTCTCGGGCGAGGCCGTGCATGCCCTTATGACCTGGTACAAGGTGAAGGTCGACCACCTGCTGGTCTTCAGCGACGACATTAACCTGGACGTGGGCCGCATCCGTTGCCGCAAGGACGGCAGTCACGGCGGGCAGAACGGGCTCAGGAACATCATCGAGCACGTGGGCGACAAGTTCCCGCGTATCCGTTTTGGCGTGGGCAAGTGCCCCCCGAAATTCGATTTGAGCAACTGGGTGCTCGCGAAGTTCTCTCCCGAGGACCGCCCCGCCTTCGAAGAGGCCATTTCCAAGGTCCCGGCGCTTGTTGAATGCTACTTTAAGCTTGGCATGGAGAAGTGCATGGAACGCTATAACGGAAAATAGTATAGCCGAGCCGCATTTTTTGATGTATATTTGGAGTAAGTGGAAAGGAGAAAATTTTGAATAAGCTTTTTATTGCATTCATCTTGTTGGCCGCTTTTAGCGCCAACGCACTTGTTACCCCGCAAACGCCCAAAAAAGATTCCGACGGCTGTTACCTTATTACTAATGCCGCGGAACTGTATGGCTTTGCCGATATGGTAAACTCCCGCGACTCGTCCGAGAAAACCTGCGCACGGCTTGATGCCGATATCACCATCAACAAGAACCTGCTCGATCCCGAGAAGGTCGCCGAGGCTGCTCGCGATACGGTCGATACGATTCCCCCTGCGCCATCTTGCCTGGAGTCGGAAGATCCGTGCGAGCTGGAAAAGTGGGTCCCCATAGGAAAGTCGAAAAATGTTTATTATACCGGAAGGTTCGATGGTCAAGGCCACACGATAAGTGGCCTGTATATCGATATGCCCGAGCGCGATAGCGTGGGCTTTTTCGGCGTGGCAGCTTACGGTGCTACAATCGAGAACTTGAATATCGTGGATTCCTATATCCGTGGGCGTGGCGATGTAGGCGGTGTGGCCGGCTACCTTCGCGGACGCATGTATAATAGCAGTTTTTCCGGAGTTGTCGTCGGTAACGGCTTTGTCGGCGGTGTAGTAGGCGGGCTCTACGGGTATCTTCTCTATTGTCACAACGACGGTTATGTTCGTGGCACGTCATATGTGGGCGGTGTGGCCGGCGGCGGCACGAGTGCTACGCTGGACAAGTGCTACAACACAGCTTCCGTTTTTGGAACCAGCGATGTTGCTGGCCTCCTTGGATATGGCGGTAACATAAGGTATTCCTACAACATCGGTCTCGTGAAAGGCTATAACTTTATTGCCGGTTTGATAGGCGAGGTGTTCGGGTCATCGGATACCGTTACGCATTCCTTCAATTACGGGAAAGTCATTGCAGGCTTGAACGGAAGGGATATTTATGGTGAGCAGACTTTCAGCAGTACTTACACGAACTTGACGAATAACTATTCCGTAGAGGGGGCGCGTCCGAAACAGTATTCGGGCATCCTGGATTCGGCGACGTTTGCGAGCGATTCCCTTGTGGATGCCTTCAACCGCATTGCCTTCGGGCTTTGGAAAAAGGGTGACCGGCATCCTGTTTTCGACGAAGCGGCCAAGCCCGAACTCAAGGACAGCGTGTACCAGATAAAGACACCCGCGCACTTGCTTTGGTATGCGGACTACGTCAACTACATGTTTGCCTACCCGAACACCAGCGCCATTCTTCTCGACGATATCGTGTTCAACAAGAATGTCATCGCTTCTGAATGTGTCCAGATGAACTACCCCTGCGATTTCCCCCAGTGGATTCCGATTGATGGTATAAGGTCGCTCCCGGATTACTACGGCTATACGGGAACCTTCGATGGCAATGGCCATTCCGTTTCCGGCCTCTATGTGACATCGTATGCATTTACTAGCGGCAAAATGTTGGCCATGTTTAACGACATTGACGATCGTGGAGTCGTCAAGGACCTGGTGCTTACGGATTCGTATTTTGGCGATGAACACCTGAACATCATCGCGTACGAAAATGACGGCCTGATTAGCGAATGTGCCGGCAAGTATTACGTGGACGGTACAAAGTATGATTGGGGCGCCGAGAGGGTGATTGCCGAACACACTTATACGGAATTTTCTGATTACCGCGATAAGATTGTCCAGAAATATGTGAATAATGACGGCCTCTGGTTCGATGGCAAAAGGCTCGCATTTACCAAGAGGGAATTCTGTTACTACAAGGATTCTACCGAGTGTCTCGATGAGGGCCATTTCTCTGTGCTAAGTGCACTAGGTGGCGAATATCCCAGGGTGCTGTTCCCGTATAAGAGGATGGCGTCCCCTCCGCGGTTTGTATCCCGTACGGATGCCCATCAGGTGACCATGGATAGCCTGGGCTACTTCGCGTACAAGTACAGGGCCTTTGTCAATGATACCATCTATTCGCAAAGCACTCCGAAAGAGGTGCATATGTTGCCGAATCGTTATAACTCCAGTTTCCCGGACCTTGAAGGATTCTGCCTGACCTATACCTCCGATCACGACATGTATTTCTCGACAAGCCAGTGCGGTGTGGTGTTGCCAAAGACTAGCGAACCGAAAACCGTGAACCTCCAACTGAAGGACTTTGAACGGACGGACAAGAGCGGGAAGGACACCACGAACTGCCGCGAAGCGTTGAAATCCGTGGGGTACTTCTATTTCGGGCACCGCGATACAGTGGATATCGAGGGCGTCGCGCGCATCTTCGAACTTGGACCCAAGGGAACCTGCAAGGGCGAGAAGAAAATCGCCGAGAATGAACCTGGGTTCTGCTATGACAGGGCCCTCAAGAGGAATTTCTGCGACAACCCGGATGACCCGATTATTCAGGCCCAGGCAAGCCGCGTATTGCCGGACGTGGACGTGACCCTTGCGGGCAAGACGCTCCTGTTCAAGGGTTTTTCCACGGGTGCCACCTACGACTTCGTGATGCTCAATGGTGCTATCGTCAAGAAGGGCTTTGCCATGCCGGCGGTAGATGTTTCGGATATCCGGGCGGGTGTATACGTAGTGCGCGTGCGCGACGGTGCCCGTAGCCTTGCAAAGAAGGTTATGCTGCGCTAATTTTTATTTATTTTGTTGATATGTCCAGTGAAAAAATGACATATGCGCTTACTGTGGCGGGCTTTGACGGCTCCGCCGGTGCGGGCTTTGTTGCCGACATCAAGACGATGGCGCACTTTGGCGTGTACGGCCAGGCGGTATGTACGGCGCTCACGCAACAGAACGAAGAAGAGTTTGTCGCCCCGGGCTGGGTCATATGGGACCGCATCGAGGCGCAGCTTGAAACGCTCTTTAAAAAGCATAAGTTCAAGTACGTGAAGATTGGCCTCGTGGAGAAGGCGCGCACGCTCAAGCGCATTGTGGATTTTGTCCGTAATGAATCTCCGGACGCGTTTATCGTGTGGGACCCGATTGCGAGTGCTTCGGCGGGGTTCCACTTTATGCGCGAGACCGACAAGTTTATCCCCGTAATGAAGTCGATTGACCTCGTGACTCCGAATCAGGACGAGTTTGCCTACCTGGGGCTCGGGCTTGCGCAGTCCCGCGGCGAAATCCACATGGGGCAGGACTTTGCGGTGCTGCTGAAGGGCGGGCACGCTCGGGGCAAGGAATCTGTCGATACGCTGTGGTACAAGGACGAACTGTGCAAGTTCAGGAGCCCGCGGCTCCCCGGCAAGGGCAAACACGGCACGGGCTGCGTGCTCTCTTCTGCAATTCTTGCGAACGTGGCGCTCGGACACGACCTGCCAGAAGCCTGCCAGATAGCGAAGAACTACATGGACGAATTTCTCCAGAGCGGGGAAGGCCGCCTCGGGTTTGTCTAAAAGGATTTTTTTAGGAGGAGTTATGAAGCGTTTGGGAGCTTTTTTCGCAATATTGTTTTGCCTTGTCGCCTGTGATGACGACGAGTCGTTTATGACAAGGCCGAGTGACGATAGTGAACTTTCGTCGTCTAGTAAGAAAGACGGGTCTTCGTCGAGCGGGAAAGGCAAATCCTCCTCTGCCGAAAAGGATGCTTCGTCTTCGAGCAAAAAAGCGGGCTCGTCGAGCAGTTCCAGCGAAGGTAAATTGGCTGAAGTGTCTAGCAGTTCTCTTGAAAGCTGCGAGGAACTCAAGGCAAGGCTACTTCCGGAGGGCGTGAAGTATGGAACCATGACTGACGAACGCGACGGCCATGTCTACAAGACCCTCTATGTCGGGGATTATATGTGGATGGCCGAGAACCTGGATTACGATTACAAGGTGGAAGGGGACTCCAGCGAGGGCAGCTGCACCACTAGGTGTTGTGAGATGCTAGGCCGTTCGTACCAGTGGAAAGATGCGATTGATTCTGCCGGTGTATTCTCGGGGGACGCCGCCGGTTGCGGCTATAAGGCGACTTCGAGACAATGCACGCAGACAGAACCTACGCAGGGAATTTGTCCGGAAGGCTGGCACTTGCCCAGTTCGTCTGAATGGAACCGCTTGTTTGGATATGTAAGTTCTTCGCGCCTAGGCCTTGAAGGGAACTATTGGACGTCGTATGACGCTTCGGGTGAGGAGGCTACTGCGGTATCCGCGAGGGATACCTCCAGAAAACTTGAACTTGACGATAAATACCATTACAAATTTATTCGCTGTGTGAAAAATGACTTTGATGCAACCACCTGGAACTGGCTGGTTTCCAAGGAAGAACGCTTTAATCCGGATATAGAGTATGGCGAGCTGAAGGATGAACGCGATAATCAAGTCTATAGGACCGTGACGGTGGGTGAGCAGACCTGGATGGCGGAAAACCTGAACTACATTGACACAAATAACGTCTCATATTGTTACAACTGGAATCCCAGAAGTTGCAGCGTGGCCGGTCGCTTATACCGCACTTTCAATAGGGATTCGACATGCCCTGCAGGGTGGCGTATTCCGAGCGAGTCTGACTGGCGGATTCTTTTTAATTCTGTTGGCGGGGAGAACAGGGCGAGCATGGCGCTGAAAACTGCTCGCGGATGGAACGGCATTGACGAGGTGGGCTTTAGTATACTCCCTGCAGGGTACCAATATTATTCATCCGGATATGGTTCATCGGGCCCCGTGTTTGCAGGAAGCGGCGAAGTAACCCAATTCTTGCCGAATGTCGTGGTGCGGAATAGCGGGCTGCATTTTGAATACAACCCGACTGCAAATGAAGGCTCGTACATTCGCTGCATTAAGGTGGAAACTACGGAAGACTAGCAAAGTTCAAGCGCTCGTCCGTGAACAATAAAGCCCCGCAGTGCGGGGCTTTTGAAATTTAGCGCGAGAGTCGTTCGCGAACGGTCGTCCGTGAGCAACAAAGCCCTCGGGTGTTAACCGAGGGCGGTTGACGCCTTTGGCGTCCGCGGCTTCACTCGGTCATAAAATTATGCAAGCATAATTTTGCGACACTCGTTTTGCACGCTTTTGCGAGAGTGAGCGCCAACCGGAGTAATTCAATCCCCGAGTTTAGCGCGAACGGTCGCCTGTAAACGGAAAAGGCCCGTATTAACGGGCCTTTGCAGTGAGAGCGAGCGCCATTCGGAGCAATTTAATCCCCGAGTTTGGCGCGAGCGGTCGCTTAATCGTCGTCTTCGGCGGGGCGCTTGGACATCTGCTTGCGCTTGATCGGGTCGAGCTCGTTCTTGCGGAGGCGCAGAATTTCCGGCGTGACTTCGATGCATTCATCTTCGTTGATGAAGGTGACGCATTCTTCCAGAGTCATGCGGCGGTACGGGGTCAGCTGGATCATGTCGTCAGCAGACTTGGAGCGCATGTTGGTGAGGTGCTTGCCCTTCGTGACGTTCACGGTGATATCCACGTCGCGGTTGTGTTCGCCCACGATCATGCCCGGATAAACTTCCGCACCCGGTCCGATGATGAGGTAGCCGCGGTCTTCCAGGTTGGAAAGCGCATAGCTGGCGGCTTCGCCCGGTTCCTTCGCGATGAGCACGCCGTTGATGCGTGTCGGGATTTCGCCTTTGTACGGCTGGTATTCCTTGAAGAAGGACTGCGTGACGGCGTAACCCTTGGAGAGCGAGAGGAGGCGCGGACGGATACCGATGAGGCCACGGCTCGGCACGATGAACTCGAGCGTCACGCGGTCGTTATCGTCGGTGACCATGTTCACCATTTCGCCCTTGCGCTGCTGGATTTCCTGGATGCAGGCGCCGCTGAATTCGCTCGGGACTTCGACCTTGAAGTCTTCGACCGGTTCCAGGAGCTTGCCGTTTTCGTCGTTGTGGAAAATCACCTGCGGGCTACCGATGGTGAACTCATAAAGTTCACGACGCATGTTCTCGACGAGGATGGTGAGGTGCAGAATGCCACGGCCAGATACCTTGAACGTGGAGGCGCCGTCGACCTTCTCGACGAGGAGGGCGGGGTCGGCCATGTGGGCGCGTTCCAGGCGTTCCTGGAGCTGGTTACCCGTCATGAACTTGCCACCGTACTTGCCGGCGAGGGGCGAGGTGTTCACGGTGAAGATCATGGAGATGGTCGGCGGGTCGATGTGAATGCGCGGCAGGTGCTTCGGGTTGTTCGCGGCGCTGATGGTATCGCCGATATCAAACGTGTCGAGGCCTGCGATAAGCACGATT from Fibrobacter sp. UWR2 harbors:
- the pth gene encoding aminoacyl-tRNA hydrolase, which produces MYIIVGLGNPGTQYSNTHHNAGFMAVEKLADPNKDWKSEHKALTMKVNIAGEECLLAKPQTYMNLSGEAVHALMTWYKVKVDHLLVFSDDINLDVGRIRCRKDGSHGGQNGLRNIIEHVGDKFPRIRFGVGKCPPKFDLSNWVLAKFSPEDRPAFEEAISKVPALVECYFKLGMEKCMERYNGK
- a CDS encoding hydroxymethylpyrimidine/phosphomethylpyrimidine kinase; protein product: MSSEKMTYALTVAGFDGSAGAGFVADIKTMAHFGVYGQAVCTALTQQNEEEFVAPGWVIWDRIEAQLETLFKKHKFKYVKIGLVEKARTLKRIVDFVRNESPDAFIVWDPIASASAGFHFMRETDKFIPVMKSIDLVTPNQDEFAYLGLGLAQSRGEIHMGQDFAVLLKGGHARGKESVDTLWYKDELCKFRSPRLPGKGKHGTGCVLSSAILANVALGHDLPEACQIAKNYMDEFLQSGEGRLGFV
- a CDS encoding FISUMP domain-containing protein; this encodes MKRLGAFFAILFCLVACDDDESFMTRPSDDSELSSSSKKDGSSSSGKGKSSSAEKDASSSSKKAGSSSSSSEGKLAEVSSSSLESCEELKARLLPEGVKYGTMTDERDGHVYKTLYVGDYMWMAENLDYDYKVEGDSSEGSCTTRCCEMLGRSYQWKDAIDSAGVFSGDAAGCGYKATSRQCTQTEPTQGICPEGWHLPSSSEWNRLFGYVSSSRLGLEGNYWTSYDASGEEATAVSARDTSRKLELDDKYHYKFIRCVKNDFDATTWNWLVSKEERFNPDIEYGELKDERDNQVYRTVTVGEQTWMAENLNYIDTNNVSYCYNWNPRSCSVAGRLYRTFNRDSTCPAGWRIPSESDWRILFNSVGGENRASMALKTARGWNGIDEVGFSILPAGYQYYSSGYGSSGPVFAGSGEVTQFLPNVVVRNSGLHFEYNPTANEGSYIRCIKVETTED
- the typA gene encoding translational GTPase TypA, whose translation is MDQSKIRNVAIIAHVDHGKTTLVDQLLKQCGTFHEGEEVNERVMDSDNLERERGITILSKNTSVMYKGYRVNIVDTPGHADFGGQVERVLGTVDGVLLVVDAFEGPMAQTRFVTQKALELGLIPIVVVNKIDRDGCNPHGALDKVFDLFCELDANEEQLDFDKVFGSGRKGICKAEMEDPDGDFSILMDKIIERIPAPKGDPAGEPLLQIASLEYSTFLGRLAVGRVQQGVLKPNQTYAQSFTDGTVKTVRPQKILRYEGLTPKPVDEAGPGEIVLIAGLDTFDIGDTISAANNPKHLPRIHIDPPTISMIFTVNTSPLAGKYGGKFMTGNQLQERLERAHMADPALLVEKVDGASTFKVSGRGILHLTILVENMRRELYEFTIGSPQVIFHNDENGKLLEPVEDFKVEVPSEFSGACIQEIQQRKGEMVNMVTDDNDRVTLEFIVPSRGLIGIRPRLLSLSKGYAVTQSFFKEYQPYKGEIPTRINGVLIAKEPGEAASYALSNLEDRGYLIIGPGAEVYPGMIVGEHNRDVDITVNVTKGKHLTNMRSKSADDMIQLTPYRRMTLEECVTFINEDECIEVTPEILRLRKNELDPIKRKQMSKRPAEDDD